The following proteins come from a genomic window of Kocuria palustris:
- a CDS encoding MBL fold metallo-hydrolase — MSSLSEVGDDIHVITTENWRLNSGLVVGSSRALVIDTGAGPRQGREILEAVRTVTQLPLVVLNTHAHYDHYMGNAVFERAGVTEFWSHRDAAAAIGTHGDFQRSFVGVLEPEMGEGKGLGTRIVVPQRHLPGTGLRPALSRIDLGGRHVVVFSVGRAHTDNDIFAGVDEVLFAGDVVEQGADPAFEDAYPREWVRALEQIADLERYSVVVPGHGSPVSRGAVRDMAENMAAAIERLDAPAAPVQDAAGPVTAALYQLPYGAAASRILLDRLAVIAGAGA; from the coding sequence GTGAGCTCCCTCAGCGAAGTCGGCGACGACATCCATGTCATCACCACGGAGAACTGGCGCCTGAACTCGGGCCTGGTCGTGGGGTCCTCGCGCGCGCTCGTGATCGACACCGGCGCCGGGCCGCGGCAGGGGCGCGAGATCCTCGAGGCCGTGCGCACGGTGACCCAGCTGCCGCTCGTGGTGCTGAACACCCACGCCCACTACGACCACTACATGGGCAACGCGGTCTTCGAGCGGGCCGGAGTCACCGAGTTCTGGTCGCACCGCGACGCCGCCGCGGCCATCGGCACCCACGGCGACTTCCAGCGCTCCTTCGTGGGAGTCCTGGAGCCGGAGATGGGGGAGGGCAAGGGTCTGGGGACGCGGATCGTGGTGCCGCAGCGGCACCTGCCCGGCACCGGTCTGCGCCCCGCGCTGAGCCGGATCGACCTGGGCGGTCGGCACGTGGTCGTGTTCTCGGTGGGACGGGCGCACACGGACAACGACATCTTCGCGGGCGTGGACGAGGTCCTGTTCGCCGGCGACGTGGTGGAGCAGGGCGCGGATCCGGCCTTCGAGGACGCCTATCCGCGCGAATGGGTGCGGGCCCTGGAGCAGATCGCGGATCTGGAGCGCTACTCGGTGGTCGTGCCGGGCCACGGCTCCCCGGTATCGCGCGGCGCGGTGCGGGACATGGCCGAGAACATGGCCGCGGCGATCGAGCGCCTGGATGCGCCTGCGGCCCCGGTGCAGGACGCCGCCGGTCCGGTGACCGCCGCGCTGTACCAGCTGCCCTACGGGGCGGCGGCCTCCAGGATCCTGCTGGACCGGCTGGCCGTCATCGCCGGCGCGGGCGCATAG
- the gluQRS gene encoding tRNA glutamyl-Q(34) synthetase GluQRS yields the protein MLSRGSGRYAPSPSGDLHLGNLRTAVLAWAIARADGRGFALRFEDLDRVKEGAAERQLEDLAAIGLDWQEPVLVQSQRIPAHLQAVDRLRERDLVYECFCTRREIREEIEASGGAPHGAPGAYPGTCRDLTPAQRDARRAERPAALRLRAQTDSATVRDRLLGEHTAAVDDFVLVRNDGRPAYNLAVVVDDAHQGVDQVVRGDDLLSSAPRQAHLAQLLGLPEPQWIHVPLVLNPDGDRLAKRDGAVSLADLRGLGVGPGEAMGWIGASLGLGDNIRTASDVLQRFDEVRLDQGPWILDPPRRAAETG from the coding sequence ATGCTGAGCCGCGGATCCGGGCGCTACGCGCCCTCCCCCTCCGGGGACCTCCACCTGGGCAACCTGCGCACCGCCGTGCTGGCCTGGGCGATCGCCCGCGCCGACGGCCGCGGGTTCGCGCTGCGCTTCGAGGACCTCGACCGCGTCAAGGAGGGCGCGGCCGAGCGCCAGCTCGAGGACCTGGCCGCGATAGGCCTGGACTGGCAGGAGCCCGTGCTCGTGCAGTCGCAGCGGATCCCGGCGCACCTCCAGGCCGTCGACAGGCTGCGCGAGCGCGATCTGGTCTACGAGTGCTTCTGCACGCGCCGCGAGATCCGCGAGGAGATCGAGGCCTCAGGCGGCGCGCCGCACGGGGCGCCGGGGGCCTATCCGGGCACCTGCCGCGATCTGACGCCCGCCCAGCGCGATGCCCGCCGCGCCGAGCGCCCGGCCGCGCTGCGACTGCGCGCCCAGACGGATTCTGCGACCGTCCGCGACCGCCTGCTGGGCGAGCACACCGCTGCCGTCGACGACTTCGTTCTCGTGCGCAACGACGGCCGCCCCGCCTACAACCTCGCGGTCGTCGTCGACGACGCCCATCAGGGCGTCGATCAGGTGGTGCGCGGCGACGACCTGCTGTCCTCCGCGCCCAGGCAGGCCCATCTGGCGCAGCTGCTCGGGCTGCCCGAGCCGCAGTGGATCCACGTCCCCCTCGTGCTCAATCCCGACGGCGACCGCCTGGCCAAGCGCGACGGCGCCGTGAGCCTGGCGGACCTGCGCGGCCTGGGCGTGGGGCCGGGTGAGGCGATGGGCTGGATCGGAGCCTCCCTGGGGCTCGGCGACAACATCCGCACGGCTTCCGATGTGCTCCAGCGCTTCGACGAGGTGCGCCTGGACCAGGGCCCCTGGATCCTGGACCCCCCGCGCCGGGCCGCCGAGACCGGCTGA
- the putP gene encoding sodium/proline symporter PutP — protein MIEAGSGFWWMMAAIALYFLAMVGIGLWASTRTNDKDDYMIGGRDLPAPVAALSAGASDMSGWLLMGLPGALYLGGMAQSWIAIGLTLGAWVNWKVVAPRLRLFTEQYGNAITLPSYFGNRLVRGGRMLRVVSGLVILIFFTFYISSGMVAGGNFAAASFGGALEESFGWSNSETYLIGMLVIAAVTILYTLIGGFLGASFTDFVQGTLMFLALLAVPVVTMIIAGGPATIVQRVDEVHPGAWNLFDWSAAGGVIGAISLFAWFLGYFGQPHILVRFMALRSHHEAVSGRRWNIVWMALCVIGAILTALFAIPLVERGRVSLTNSETAETVFLDSAIGLFPAFVAGLVLAAVLAAIMSTLSSQLVVTASAFVEDLMLLLRRRPLTGRSSLWVSRAAVFVVAVVAALMALNPSESILALVGFAWAGFGAAFGPIVLLSLYWKKLTGYGATASMVVGAAVVLIWPSTPWADLYEIIPGFAAALIVAVLVSLATYSNEPGIDDHFDAAVARSREGLPEDDSELEAPRAAGAASAPAQAGASSAQDADGSARATGAAEGGTPPAPWAHNG, from the coding sequence ATGATCGAAGCAGGATCCGGCTTCTGGTGGATGATGGCCGCCATCGCCCTGTACTTCCTGGCGATGGTCGGCATAGGCCTCTGGGCGTCCACGCGCACCAATGACAAGGACGACTACATGATCGGCGGGCGCGATCTGCCCGCCCCGGTCGCCGCGCTGTCCGCCGGCGCCTCCGACATGTCCGGCTGGCTGCTCATGGGCCTGCCCGGAGCGCTCTACCTCGGCGGCATGGCACAGTCCTGGATCGCCATCGGCCTGACGTTGGGCGCTTGGGTCAACTGGAAGGTCGTGGCCCCGCGACTGCGCCTGTTCACCGAGCAGTATGGCAATGCCATCACCCTCCCCTCCTACTTCGGCAACCGCCTGGTGCGCGGCGGCCGGATGCTGCGGGTGGTCTCGGGACTGGTCATCCTCATCTTCTTCACGTTCTACATCTCCTCCGGCATGGTCGCCGGCGGCAACTTCGCGGCGGCCTCGTTCGGCGGTGCCCTCGAGGAGAGCTTCGGCTGGTCCAACAGCGAGACCTACCTGATCGGCATGCTGGTCATCGCCGCGGTCACGATCCTCTACACGCTGATCGGCGGATTCCTGGGCGCCAGCTTCACCGACTTCGTGCAGGGCACCCTGATGTTCCTGGCCCTGCTGGCGGTGCCCGTCGTGACCATGATCATCGCCGGCGGCCCGGCGACCATCGTCCAGCGCGTGGACGAGGTTCACCCCGGCGCCTGGAACCTCTTCGACTGGAGCGCGGCCGGCGGCGTCATCGGCGCGATCTCGCTGTTCGCCTGGTTCCTCGGCTACTTCGGCCAGCCGCACATCCTGGTGCGCTTCATGGCCCTGCGCAGCCACCACGAGGCCGTCTCCGGGCGCCGCTGGAACATCGTGTGGATGGCCCTGTGCGTGATCGGCGCGATCCTCACCGCCCTGTTCGCGATCCCGCTGGTGGAGCGCGGACGCGTGAGCCTCACCAACTCGGAGACTGCCGAGACCGTGTTCCTGGACTCCGCGATCGGCCTGTTCCCGGCGTTCGTGGCCGGGCTCGTGCTGGCCGCCGTGCTCGCCGCGATCATGTCCACGCTGTCCTCGCAGCTCGTGGTCACCGCCTCCGCGTTCGTGGAGGACCTCATGCTGCTGCTGCGCCGCCGCCCTCTGACCGGCCGCTCGTCGCTGTGGGTCTCCCGCGCCGCCGTGTTCGTCGTGGCGGTCGTCGCCGCGCTCATGGCCCTGAACCCGTCCGAATCGATCCTGGCCCTGGTCGGCTTCGCCTGGGCCGGCTTCGGCGCGGCCTTCGGCCCGATCGTGCTGCTGTCGCTGTACTGGAAGAAGCTCACCGGCTACGGCGCCACCGCCTCCATGGTGGTCGGCGCGGCCGTCGTGCTGATCTGGCCCTCGACCCCGTGGGCGGATCTGTACGAGATCATCCCTGGCTTCGCCGCCGCGCTCATCGTGGCCGTGCTGGTCTCCCTGGCCACCTACAGCAACGAGCCGGGCATCGACGACCACTTCGACGCCGCCGTCGCCCGCTCCCGCGAGGGCCTGCCGGAGGACGACTCCGAGCTCGAAGCTCCCCGTGCCGCAGGTGCGGCCTCGGCGCCGGCCCAGGCCGGTGCGAGCTCTGCTCAGGACGCGGACGGCTCCGCTCGGGCCACCGGCGCCGCCGAGGGCGGCACCCCGCCCGCACCGTGGGCGCACAACGGCTGA
- the hrpB gene encoding ATP-dependent helicase HrpB, translating to MMDLDLERLGADLPFAQAVPRLRAALAGHGVAVVEAPPGTGKTTLAPPAAALELGADARSRVVVVQPRRVAAGAAAQRLAQLSGTRLGELSGLTVRGQREVGSGTAIEFVTPGVLIGRLLADPELSGTRAIVLDEVHERGLEIDLLLGMVLELRQLREDLALIVMSATLDAGSFRDLIGQALGLDEVPLVDSRAVEHPLEVRWAPGTGPRLDERGVRREFLDHVARTAHREHERGLAQDPGLDALVFLPGAGEVSHVAARLRELSEAEVLELHGRIPAHEQNLAVAGREPDGRPRIVVSTALAESSLTVPGVRLVIDAGLSREPRRDAVRRMSGLVTVSASRASGRQRAGRAARTGPGAVVRCYDESAWAAMPERAVPEIRTADLTSAALVLSCWGAPGGKGMALLDPPAPRALADAHRTLRSLEALDEDLRPTAVGRRLAGLPLDPRWGRALLVGAQSVEESTAAEIVAAVADDHRAPDGDLAGLLRELRRGQHPGSRRWQAEARRLRSLIAGTAVEPSGESPGPEPQRRRADPEASREPAAHAPADAQEVLGLVVGLAFPERIARRMDERGEQWLLASGTRAGLPRESPLVHEQWLAVADVTRSQASAAAGTGALIRAAAGLERATAERAAGRLHRRELSVRFVDGRARARDVESLGAIELAATPARPDPEQAAEAIGRALEEQGPALLEMSEQALQLRARMAACHRHLGGPWPAMDDDSLGAQAQVWLGPELAALARGASVRSIDTVSALRRLLPWPEASRFEDLAPQRLAVPSGASHRILWPQQWESEEVALTDQEEQAGSGRGQVPQPIVRVKLQECFGLAESPRLLDGRLPVLFHLLSPAGRELAITADLASFWDGPYRQVRAEMRGRYPKHPWPEDPWAAQATARTRRRG from the coding sequence ATGATGGATCTGGACCTCGAGCGCCTCGGCGCGGACCTGCCCTTCGCGCAGGCCGTCCCGCGGCTGCGGGCGGCGCTGGCCGGCCACGGAGTCGCCGTCGTGGAGGCGCCTCCGGGCACCGGCAAGACCACGCTCGCCCCGCCGGCGGCGGCCCTCGAGCTCGGGGCGGATGCGCGCAGCAGGGTCGTCGTCGTGCAGCCGCGGCGGGTGGCCGCGGGGGCCGCGGCCCAGCGGCTGGCCCAGCTGAGCGGAACGAGGCTCGGCGAGCTGTCCGGGCTCACCGTGCGCGGGCAGCGCGAGGTCGGCTCGGGGACCGCCATCGAGTTCGTGACCCCGGGCGTGCTGATCGGGCGCCTGCTGGCGGACCCGGAGCTGAGCGGGACCCGAGCGATCGTGCTCGACGAGGTCCACGAGCGCGGCCTGGAGATCGACCTGCTGCTGGGCATGGTCCTGGAGCTGCGGCAGCTGCGCGAGGACCTGGCCCTGATCGTCATGTCCGCCACCCTCGACGCCGGATCCTTCCGCGACCTGATCGGGCAGGCGCTCGGGCTGGACGAGGTCCCGCTCGTGGACAGCCGGGCGGTCGAGCACCCCCTCGAGGTCCGCTGGGCTCCGGGGACGGGGCCGCGGCTCGACGAGCGCGGCGTGCGGCGGGAGTTCCTGGACCACGTGGCCCGCACGGCGCATCGGGAGCACGAGCGCGGCCTGGCCCAGGACCCTGGCCTCGACGCCCTCGTCTTCCTGCCCGGAGCCGGGGAGGTCTCCCACGTGGCTGCTCGGCTCCGGGAGCTCTCGGAGGCCGAGGTGCTCGAGCTGCATGGGCGCATCCCCGCGCACGAGCAGAACCTCGCGGTGGCCGGGCGCGAGCCGGACGGCCGCCCCCGGATCGTTGTCTCCACGGCCCTGGCCGAGTCCTCGCTGACGGTGCCCGGAGTGCGCCTGGTGATCGATGCCGGTCTCTCGCGCGAGCCGCGCAGGGACGCGGTGCGCCGCATGTCCGGGCTCGTCACGGTCTCGGCCTCTCGGGCCTCGGGACGGCAGCGGGCGGGCCGTGCCGCGCGCACCGGTCCCGGAGCGGTCGTGCGCTGCTACGACGAGTCGGCGTGGGCGGCCATGCCCGAGCGCGCCGTCCCGGAGATCCGCACGGCCGATCTGACCTCCGCAGCACTCGTGCTGTCCTGCTGGGGAGCCCCGGGAGGCAAGGGCATGGCCCTGCTGGATCCGCCTGCGCCCCGGGCCCTGGCCGATGCTCACCGCACGCTGCGCTCGCTGGAGGCCCTCGACGAGGACCTGCGTCCCACTGCCGTCGGCCGCCGCCTGGCGGGGCTGCCGCTGGATCCGCGCTGGGGCCGCGCTCTGCTCGTCGGCGCACAGTCGGTGGAGGAGTCCACGGCCGCCGAGATCGTGGCGGCCGTCGCCGACGACCACCGGGCCCCCGACGGCGACCTCGCCGGTCTGCTGCGCGAGCTGCGCCGCGGGCAGCATCCGGGCTCCCGGCGCTGGCAGGCCGAGGCTCGACGGCTGCGCTCGCTGATCGCGGGAACGGCTGTGGAGCCGTCGGGCGAGTCGCCTGGCCCCGAGCCGCAGCGGCGACGAGCCGATCCCGAGGCGAGCCGAGAGCCCGCCGCTCACGCCCCTGCCGATGCCCAGGAGGTCCTCGGGCTGGTGGTGGGCCTGGCCTTCCCCGAGCGGATCGCCCGGCGGATGGATGAGCGCGGCGAGCAGTGGCTGCTGGCCTCGGGGACCCGCGCCGGCCTGCCTCGCGAGTCCCCGCTGGTCCACGAGCAGTGGCTGGCCGTCGCCGATGTCACGCGCTCGCAGGCCTCGGCCGCCGCGGGCACCGGGGCCCTGATCCGCGCTGCCGCCGGGCTGGAGCGGGCCACGGCCGAGCGCGCCGCGGGTCGACTGCACCGGCGCGAGCTGTCCGTGCGCTTCGTCGACGGGCGGGCCAGGGCTCGCGACGTCGAGTCGCTGGGGGCCATCGAGCTCGCGGCCACCCCGGCGCGCCCGGACCCCGAGCAGGCCGCCGAGGCGATCGGCCGTGCGCTCGAGGAGCAGGGCCCGGCGCTGCTGGAGATGTCCGAGCAGGCGCTGCAGCTGCGCGCTCGGATGGCGGCCTGCCACCGGCACCTGGGCGGGCCCTGGCCGGCCATGGACGACGACTCCCTGGGAGCCCAGGCGCAGGTCTGGCTCGGCCCGGAGCTCGCGGCGCTGGCACGAGGGGCCTCGGTGCGCTCGATCGACACCGTCTCGGCTCTGCGACGGCTGCTGCCCTGGCCGGAGGCCTCGCGCTTCGAGGACCTGGCCCCGCAGCGGCTGGCCGTGCCATCGGGCGCCTCGCACCGGATCCTGTGGCCGCAGCAGTGGGAGTCCGAGGAGGTCGCGCTCACCGACCAGGAGGAGCAGGCCGGCAGCGGGCGCGGGCAGGTCCCGCAGCCGATCGTGCGGGTCAAGCTCCAGGAGTGCTTCGGCCTGGCGGAGTCGCCCCGGCTGCTCGACGGTCGTCTGCCGGTGCTCTTCCACCTGCTCTCCCCGGCCGGGCGGGAGCTGGCGATCACGGCCGATCTGGCCTCGTTCTGGGACGGGCCGTACCGCCAGGTCCGCGCCGAGATGCGCGGGCGCTATCCCAAGCACCCGTGGCCGGAGGACCCGTGGGCCGCCCAGGCCACCGCCAGGACCCGTCGGCGCGGCTGA
- a CDS encoding 1,4-dihydroxy-2-naphthoyl-CoA synthase, which translates to MNDSSASQLSRQVSEIFDPVQWRTVEGFEDLTDITYHRGVQRGPDGALERDLPWVRVAFDRPEVRNAFRPGTVDELYRVLDHARMSSDVGAVILTGNGPSAKDGGWAFCSGGDQRIRGRDGYRYAEGETAESVDPARAGRLHILEVQRLIRTMPKPVIAAVSGWAAGGGHSLHVVCDLTLASAEHGRFKQTDATVGSFDAGYGSALLARQVGQKNAREIFFLAREYSAQDMHRMGAVNEVVEHSELEATAIEWCRMICAQSPQAIRMLKYAFNLPDDGMVGQQVFAGEATRLAYMTDEAVEGRDAFLGKRDPDWSSYPYYF; encoded by the coding sequence GTGAACGACTCCAGCGCATCCCAGCTCTCCCGCCAGGTCTCCGAGATCTTCGATCCCGTGCAGTGGCGCACGGTCGAGGGGTTCGAGGACCTGACGGACATCACCTACCACCGCGGCGTCCAGCGCGGACCCGACGGCGCCCTCGAGCGCGACCTGCCCTGGGTCCGGGTGGCCTTCGACCGCCCCGAGGTCCGCAATGCCTTCCGCCCGGGGACGGTGGACGAGCTCTACCGCGTGCTCGATCATGCCCGCATGAGCTCGGACGTGGGCGCCGTGATCCTCACCGGCAACGGCCCGTCGGCCAAGGACGGCGGCTGGGCCTTCTGCTCGGGTGGCGATCAGCGCATCCGCGGCCGCGACGGCTACCGCTACGCCGAGGGCGAGACCGCCGAGTCGGTGGATCCGGCCCGCGCCGGGCGCCTGCACATCCTGGAGGTCCAGCGTCTGATCCGCACCATGCCCAAGCCCGTGATCGCCGCGGTCTCCGGCTGGGCAGCAGGCGGCGGGCACTCCCTGCACGTGGTCTGCGACCTCACGCTGGCCTCGGCAGAGCACGGGAGGTTCAAGCAGACCGACGCCACCGTCGGCTCCTTCGACGCCGGCTACGGTTCCGCCTTGCTGGCCCGCCAGGTGGGTCAGAAGAACGCCCGCGAGATCTTCTTCCTGGCCCGCGAGTACTCCGCCCAGGACATGCACCGCATGGGCGCGGTCAACGAGGTCGTGGAGCACTCCGAGCTCGAGGCCACGGCCATCGAGTGGTGCCGGATGATCTGCGCGCAGTCCCCGCAGGCGATCCGCATGCTCAAGTACGCCTTCAACCTCCCGGACGACGGCATGGTCGGGCAGCAGGTCTTCGCCGGTGAGGCCACGCGCCTGGCCTACATGACCGACGAGGCCGTCGAGGGCCGCGATGCCTTCCTGGGCAAGCGCGATCCCGATTGGTCGTCCTACCCGTACTACTTCTGA